The Acinetobacter wuhouensis genome includes the window TTAATGGTGTGTGCGATCTTGATTCATGCATTATTAGAATATCCAATTCATTATGCATACTTTTTATTGCCATTGGGTTTTTTACTCGGGATGATCCAAGCGCAGTACCCACAATTACCAACGGTAAAATTAAAGTCATCGGTGATTGTTACTGTGATGATTATTGGTGTGATGCTCGTTGGTGTGATTTATCGTGATTATATTATTTATCGCCAACAATCTGTTTTTGTCTCAAAGAAAACACTCACCGCTTCACAAAAAGAAGTCATGGATCAGGAAATCTATGTCCTGACACAATTTAAAGAACGTGTTTGGTGGATTGGTTTAAATCCGTATACAAAAATGTCAGATCAACAATTGCAATATATCGGGCGTATGGTGGCAAATTTAGCATCGGCTTATGACATCAATAAATATGCTCAGGTACTCGCATTTAATGGTAAAAAAGCTGAAGCTGAACATCAGCTGTGGATTTTAAAAACCTTGCATAGGCAAGATAAGCGCTATCAAGATTTATTACCGAGTTCTATAGTCAAACTATAATAATCGAGCGCATAAAAAATCTTCAGCCGAATGTTTAATGTTGGTTAGTTAAGCAAAATTATTGCATAAATTTCTAAAATCTCCCCTAGCCCCTCTTTTTAAAAGAGGGGAAACTTCTTGTAACTAAAATAATTTTAGTAATGAAAAGCTCCCTCCTTTGAAAAAGGAGGGTTGGGGAGGATTAAAGAATCCTTAACTGACTGGTGTTGAGCATAATGTAGGAGATTTTTTATATCTACAATGATTTTCAGCTTACATTTGACTTTGAATGTAATTCTCAATACCCACACTTTCTGAAAGATCGAGTTGAGTTGTTGTCCAATCCCAGTATTCTTCTTCTTTTTCTAAAATCTCTTGAACCAAGTCACGAGTCACATAATCTAAATGAGTCTCTGCGAGAGCAACTGCTGATTTAAGTGCTTCAATATTCTCTTTAACTTTGCGTACATCGCAGTTCAATACTTCAACGGTATGTTGACCGATATAAAGCTTTCCAAGATGTTGAAGATTTGGTAAGCCTTCGAGGAAAAGAATACGTTCAATGATTTTATCCGCATGTTTCATTTGGCGAATAGATTCTTTGTATTCTGCTGAACCGAGTTGTTCAATTCCCCAGTCATTAAACATACGTGAGTGCAAAAAATATTGATTGATTGCGGTTAAGTGGTGATAAAGCACTTGGTTAAGTTGATTGATGACTTCACGATTGCCTTTCATGGTCAAAGCTCCATTCTAAATTTCTGCCTTAAGATCAATTAAAAATTAAGGCAATCTGATATGTTTTATATTAATCAAAATTTTAGCTTGTTTCGAGTAATTTATGGAACGGCAAATGAAAATCGCAATCAAAAACAATAGAACTGTGTTTTGTGGAACTGCTTATATAAAAATAACCCGCCTTGAGTCGAGGCGGGTGAGGAATATGATCCGAAGATCATTGGAGAAATGTCATTATTATTCGTTGGCTAAATTTATGATTTTAAATTAGGTTTTGTATTCAAATCGCACACTTAACGATGAGTTCGAGTGAAAGCTGAGTAAATTTAAGCCGCCACAGAAATTCGTGCTGCGATCAGACTAAGTTCTTCATTAATGATGCTTTTTGCCTCAGGCGCACAACGACCACAACATGTACCAAGATCTAAAAGATCACGAACTTCACGATAGCTTTCTGCACCATTTGCCATAGCATCTTTAATATCTTGATCTGTAATACCACGACATAAACAAACGTACATAAAAACTCAACCCAAGGGTTAAATGCGATAACTAATATTATTGATAATTATTATCACTTGTCAATGAAATTCATTTAAAAATACACTTATCTTGATTGGCTTTTTGAATAAAAAAATACCACACAATCGGTGGTATTTTTAACTTGTTATAAATTATTAGCTTAAGTGCTTTTGGTTTTACTTGGAAATAATGACGACGCCATCCATTTCAACCAATGCACTCTTAGGTAAAGCCGCTACACCGAGAGCTGCACGCGCTGGATAAGGCTGTGCAAAATATTCGCCCATGATTTGGTTGACGAGTTGGAAGTTAGATAAATCTGTGAGGAAAATATTGAGTTTAGCAATATCTGCCAATGAACCACCAGCCGCTTCACAAACCGCTTTTAAATTATCAAACACACGGCGGATTTGCGCTTCAATGCCTTCTACCAACTCCATGCTGTATGGGTCTAAACCAATTTGCCCTGAAAGGTACAAGGTATTGTCAACTAAAATCGCTTGAGAATAGGTTCCAATAGCAGCAGGGGCATTTTCAGTATGGATTACTTGGCGGGACATCGATTTCTCCTTAATTTCAACTCAATTCATCTGATATGAATGAACGGTATACTTGAAAGTGGCATGATTCAGTTGAAAAATGCTCAAGCTCTAACTTAGCACGCTTTTGCTTTGATGGGTTCATTAATTGTTGGTGGCATTGCAAGACGACTGATGCGAGGGAAACCGAATTGCATGCGTAATTCACGAATGATTTGTGCAATTTGCTTACGATTATTCACCACGATATTGACATAAGTTTTGCCTTCATGGGAACGAACAGATTCAACACCAGTTTTGGCTTTGCGGCACAAATAGATCAATTCAGAAATTTGCTCATCATTCAGCACTAAATCAATACTTAAGTAAGCATTGAAGTTGACATCATCTTCTTGTTCAGAGGTCCAATGTAACAACATGATATTTTCAGGGTGCAAATGTTGTTCATGCAATAGGTTATGACAACGTTCACGATGTACGATTAAACCACGTCGTGATAAATGCCCTTGAATTGGATCACCGAGTACAGGATTACAGCAATGTGCATATTTCACATCGACCCCATCTGTCCCTTGAATTAAGCGTTCTGAAGCGGCTTCATCAGCATTTTGTGATTGTGCAAATAAATGATTCGCCACCAATTGTGGTAGTAAATCACCAACCGCAATTTGTTCAAATAAGGTATCTTTGTCTTGTACATGGCGCCATTGCAATAAATCAATCCAATCCGCTTCAGACAAATCTTTGGTCGAGCGATTAAAGAGTTTTAAAGCGCGATCTAAGGCTTGTTGTCCAACTAAACGTTGTTCATCAATATCTTGGTCACGCAGAATGTTTTGAATCGCACGACGGGCTTTTTGTGTATTGATAAAACTGAGCCAATCAGGGTTTGGAGTCGCCAATACATCGGTAATGACTTCGACGACTTGACCGCTGACCAGTGGTGTTGACAATGGTTTCACTTCACCATTGATCTTTGCACCAACCGCATGGTTACCTAAAAATAGACTGGCTGAATAAGCAAAATCGACAGCAGTCGCACCTTGAGGTAGTTCATGCAGCTGACCATGTGGGGTATACACCCAAATTTTTTCTTGATGTAAATAATCAAGTAGATCACTAAATGTGGTTTTTGCACAATCACCACCTACCAAGATGTCTAGATTCTTCATCGAGGCTTGGATTGCAGAGCGACAAGCTTGAGGTGCATTTTCACCAAGAACTACACCAAAACGCGCGGCTTTACGCATTAGTTCTGTTTGAATGGTGAGTGACAGCGTTGTTTTTTCACCTTTTAGGCGAATCATTAAAGATTGGTTGCCACCAGGCAAAGGGCGACGAATATGATCTTCATAACTCAGTACTTGGAAATTTTCACGTAGAGCTTCGACTAAGCGATCACAATCGGCAATACTTTGTAAAATAATTTCAAAGGCATGGCTATGTGTAAGCTCTTGTAGGTCGATTTCATTTTTGACAAAGTGACGGAGTAATTCGATATTGTTATTTTTCTTTTTAATACGACCAACAATATTATAGTTATTGAGTAGATCCGCAAGATTTTGTTCCCAAACAGATTGATATTTACATCGTTCAGGTTTGGTCTTTAGTAGATTTTCTTGAACATCGTTATACATGTCTAAATCAAGATTTTGATAACACAGATGTTCTAAGTTATCTGCCATCTCATTCATACCAACCAGACGCGCCATTGGAACGAAAATATCAAAGGTTTCTTGAGCAATACGCGCACGCTTATCGGGGCGTAATGCACCTAAGGTCGTCATATTATGATAACGATCAGCAAGTTTGATAATAATAACGCGAGGATCTTGTAGGGTAGCTTGGAGAATTTTACGGAAAGAAGCAGCTTTATTATATTCTTTATCGCTGGAATGGCTGAGTTTAGTCACGCCATCGACCAGTTCGGCGACGACTTTCCCAAATTTTTCAGTAATGTCTTCTTTGGTAAAATCTGTATCCTCAATGACATCATGCAGTAAGGCTGCCATGAGGGTTTCTGCATCCATACGCATATGTGCAAGGATACAACTGACCGCAATTGGATGCAGAATATAGGGTTCGCCACTTTTACGTGTAATGCCATCATGCGCAATATCAGCATAATCACAAGCCACAAGTACTCGCTCGACATCACTTGGTTTTAAATATGCGTCGATAATAATATTGAGCTGTTGTTTAGCTTGGCTGACCGCTTGGCCTGGCATAGAACACCTATCTTAAATTACAAATTTGAACTATTTTTTCCTAATGCTCTAATGAAAAGCATATTGCGTCTCTTGTCAATTTCTTGACATTAAAAATATCTATTTTTTTTAACAAATATTTTGAGTTTTGTCGATGAGTTGGCAAAATAAATAATATAAATATGCAATAAAAAAGCCTAGTATCAAAACTAGGCTTTTTTAGAAAGTTCAACTTATTGGAAAGAGAAACCTTCAAGATTAAGATTGTTTGCAGACAATGCAAGATCAAGACTTGATGTTTGATAATCTTGATCACGTTGCTTCAAGATATCTTTCGTTACATGACCAATTGCAATTTCACGTAATGCAACAACAGTCGGTTTGTCGTTATCCCACTCTACAGTCGGTTCGATACCTTGACGTGCCAATTGACGCGCGCGTTTGCTTGCCACTAGTACAAGCTCAAAGCGGTTGTCTACATGGTCTAAACAATCTTCAACGGTTACGCGTGCCATAAGAATTCTCGTTTGAATACAAATTTTTTAAATAGACTATGCAGTATAAAATGCTTTGACTACAGACTCAAGTTTTAATCGATGCTTATTTAAAATCATCTATTAAAAATTATAGACGGTTTCCAATCAACAAATCGTTACGATTGTGGCGTAATCAATTTGGTAATAAGCGATTGATGACGATTAGCTTGCTGACTGAGTTTTAAGCGATTTGCATTGATCACAGACTCAAGATCATGTAATGCTTTATTGAAATCATCATTGATAATAATGTATTCAAAATTAACATACTGTTGCATATCTTCAACAGCACAGCTTAGACGATGCTCGATCACTTCCACAGAGTCTGTGCCACGATTTGAAAGACGTTGACGCAAATCAAACTGTGTAGGGGGAAGAATAAAGATTTGTTTAGACTCAGGAAAAAGTTTGCGAACCTGTTCAGCACCTTGCCAGTCAATTTCCAATAAAACGTCGTGACCTTTTGCCAATTGGTCTTTTACAGTAGCTTGAGCAGTACCATAATAGTTACCAAATACTTCAGCATATTCGATAAAACCGTCTTGATTCACTTGATCAAGAAAATTTTCTTTACTGGTAAAATGGTAATGAACACCGT containing:
- the bfr gene encoding heteropolymeric bacterioferritin subunit Bfr, with the protein product MKGNREVINQLNQVLYHHLTAINQYFLHSRMFNDWGIEQLGSAEYKESIRQMKHADKIIERILFLEGLPNLQHLGKLYIGQHTVEVLNCDVRKVKENIEALKSAVALAETHLDYVTRDLVQEILEKEEEYWDWTTTQLDLSESVGIENYIQSQM
- a CDS encoding bacterioferritin-associated ferredoxin; translated protein: MYVCLCRGITDQDIKDAMANGAESYREVRDLLDLGTCCGRCAPEAKSIINEELSLIAARISVAA
- a CDS encoding RidA family protein, which produces MSRQVIHTENAPAAIGTYSQAILVDNTLYLSGQIGLDPYSMELVEGIEAQIRRVFDNLKAVCEAAGGSLADIAKLNIFLTDLSNFQLVNQIMGEYFAQPYPARAALGVAALPKSALVEMDGVVIISK
- a CDS encoding RelA/SpoT family protein translates to MPGQAVSQAKQQLNIIIDAYLKPSDVERVLVACDYADIAHDGITRKSGEPYILHPIAVSCILAHMRMDAETLMAALLHDVIEDTDFTKEDITEKFGKVVAELVDGVTKLSHSSDKEYNKAASFRKILQATLQDPRVIIIKLADRYHNMTTLGALRPDKRARIAQETFDIFVPMARLVGMNEMADNLEHLCYQNLDLDMYNDVQENLLKTKPERCKYQSVWEQNLADLLNNYNIVGRIKKKNNNIELLRHFVKNEIDLQELTHSHAFEIILQSIADCDRLVEALRENFQVLSYEDHIRRPLPGGNQSLMIRLKGEKTTLSLTIQTELMRKAARFGVVLGENAPQACRSAIQASMKNLDILVGGDCAKTTFSDLLDYLHQEKIWVYTPHGQLHELPQGATAVDFAYSASLFLGNHAVGAKINGEVKPLSTPLVSGQVVEVITDVLATPNPDWLSFINTQKARRAIQNILRDQDIDEQRLVGQQALDRALKLFNRSTKDLSEADWIDLLQWRHVQDKDTLFEQIAVGDLLPQLVANHLFAQSQNADEAASERLIQGTDGVDVKYAHCCNPVLGDPIQGHLSRRGLIVHRERCHNLLHEQHLHPENIMLLHWTSEQEDDVNFNAYLSIDLVLNDEQISELIYLCRKAKTGVESVRSHEGKTYVNIVVNNRKQIAQIIRELRMQFGFPRISRLAMPPTINEPIKAKAC
- the rpoZ gene encoding DNA-directed RNA polymerase subunit omega, producing MARVTVEDCLDHVDNRFELVLVASKRARQLARQGIEPTVEWDNDKPTVVALREIAIGHVTKDILKQRDQDYQTSSLDLALSANNLNLEGFSFQ
- the gmk gene encoding guanylate kinase, with the translated sequence MSGLLFVVSAASGTGKTSLVKALLERVSNLHVSVSHTTRGQRPGELDGVHYHFTSKENFLDQVNQDGFIEYAEVFGNYYGTAQATVKDQLAKGHDVLLEIDWQGAEQVRKLFPESKQIFILPPTQFDLRQRLSNRGTDSVEVIEHRLSCAVEDMQQYVNFEYIIINDDFNKALHDLESVINANRLKLSQQANRHQSLITKLITPQS